In the genome of Mycteria americana isolate JAX WOST 10 ecotype Jacksonville Zoo and Gardens chromosome 7, USCA_MyAme_1.0, whole genome shotgun sequence, one region contains:
- the FPGT gene encoding fucose-1-phosphate guanylyltransferase isoform X2 produces MPAAGERSAARREATGRRLARFAALRGKAARPGEFWDVVAVTAADAEQALAYRQQLAEKLRRRELPLGVRYHVFVDPPGPKIGNGGSTFHVLRCLEDLYGDKWTSFIVLLIHSGGYSQRLPNASALGKIFTALPFGDPIYQMLELKLAMYIDFPSHMKPGILITCSDDIELYSTGVTETVTFDKPGFTALAHPSDLTVGTTHGVFVLDPSSFSGKGGLEYTSCHHFLHKPDIETMRQCGAVCVRGNCSRLSSSGRHSDSEMGSECVYTDSIFYMDHSIAKRLLTFYKQMGTLCCEIDAYGDFLQALGPGATEDYTKSTSNATKEESRLVEVRQKLYSLLKGTTLNVIVLNNSKFYHIGTTQEYLFHFTSDSKLKFELDLLSVAFSIFPDKAETLDRSASIIQSILEPGCFIGPGSVIEYSRIGPEVSVGKNSIISGSYINLKVDIPSNCFLSSLSIKANDQVKYVSMVFSVEDDLKKSVKLLSDIHSLQFFGVSLPECLDLWGIKVSDQLFSSDSTHLGLWTARIFPVCSTLSESVRMSLKMLNSVQHMSTFKLNGFKLLSVEEMLVYKDVEVMLKFRKQIHDEIHLQRQKEKSDL; encoded by the exons ATGCCGGCGGCGGGcgagcggagcgcggcgcggcgggaggccaCGGGGCGGCGGCTGGCGCGGTTCGCGGCGCTCAGAG GGaaggccgcccgccccggcgagTTCTGGGACGTCGTGGCGGTGACGGCCGCCGACGCGGAGCAGGCGCTGGCCTACCGACAGCAGCTGGCGGAGAAGCTGCGCAGAAGGGAGCTGCCGCTGGGGGTCCGGTACCATGTTTTTGTGGATCCACCTGGACCGAAAATCG GAAATGGTGGATCAACATTTCATGTTCTTCGATGCTTGGAAGATCTGTATGGTGATAAATGGACTTCTTTTATTGTGCTGCTCATTCATTCTG GTGGTTACAGTCAACGTTTACCAAATGCAAGTGCACTGGGAAAGATTTTCacagctttgccttttggcgatcCCATTTATCAGATGTTGGAGCTGAAGCTTGCCATGTACATTGATTTCCCCAGCCACATGAAACCAGGAATTCTCATTACGTGTTCGGATGACATAGAACTTTACAGCACTGGAGTTACAGAAACCGTCACGTTTGATAAACCTGGATTTACTGCCTTAGCTCACCCTTCAGATTTGACAGTTGGGACCACTCATGGAGTGTTTGTTTTAGATCCATCCAGTTTTTCAGGAAAAGGAGGACTTGAATACACATCTTGCCATCATTTCCTGCACAAGCCTGATATTGAGACGATGCGCCAGTGTGGTGCAGTATGCGTAAGAGGGAATTGTTCTCGGCTAAGTTCCTCTGGACGCCACAGTGACTCAGAAATGGGCTCGGAGTGTGTGTATACAGACAGTATATTTTACATGGATCATAGCATTGCAAAACGATTACTGACATTTTATAAGCAGATGGGCACTCTCTGCTGTGAAATAGATGCGTATGGTGACTTCCTCCAGGCCCTGGGACCTGGAGCCACTGAAGATTACACAAAAAGTACCAGTAATGCCACAAAAGAGGAATCGCGGTTAGTAGAAGTACGGCAGAAGCTATACTCCCTTCTGAAAGGAACTACGCTTAATGTTATAGTCTTAAACAACTCCAAGTTCTATCACATTGGAACTACTCAAgagtatttgtttcattttacatctGATAGCAAACTGAAGTTTGAGCTCGACTTACTGTCTGTGGCTTTTAGCATCTTTCCTGACAAAGCTGAGACCTTGGATCGATCAGCCAGTATCATTCAAAGCATACTTGAGCCTGGGTGTTTTATAGGACCCGGATCCGTTATTGAATACTCTAGAATTGGACCTGAAGTCTCAGTAGGGAAGAACAGCATTATTAGTGGATCATACATAAATTTGAAAGTAGACATACCTTCAAACTGTTTTCTGAGTTCATTAAGTATAAAAGCTAACGATCAAGTGAAGTATGTAAGTATGGTGTTTAGTGTAGAAGACGACTTGAAAAAGAGTGTGAAATTGTTGTCAGATATACATTCACTCCAGTTTTTTGGGGTCAGCTTACCAGAATGCTTGGACCTCTGGGGCATAAAGGTTTCAGACCAGCTCTTCTCCAGCGACAGCACACATTTGGGGTTGTGGACTGCTaggatttttcctgtttgttctaCTTTAAGTGAATCAGTTAGAATGTCGTTAAAAATGTTGAATTCTGTGCAGCACATGTCAACTTTTAAACTGAATGGCTTTAAGCTCTTGTCTGTTGAAGAAATGCTCGTCTACAAAGATGTAGAAGTCATGTTGAAGTTTAGGAAGCAAATTCATGACGAAATCCATCtacaaagacaaaaagagaagTCTGATTTGTAG
- the FPGT gene encoding fucose-1-phosphate guanylyltransferase isoform X1, with protein MPAAGERSAARREATGRRLARFAALRGNGGSTFHVLRCLEDLYGDKWTSFIVLLIHSGGYSQRLPNASALGKIFTALPFGDPIYQMLELKLAMYIDFPSHMKPGILITCSDDIELYSTGVTETVTFDKPGFTALAHPSDLTVGTTHGVFVLDPSSFSGKGGLEYTSCHHFLHKPDIETMRQCGAVCVRGNCSRLSSSGRHSDSEMGSECVYTDSIFYMDHSIAKRLLTFYKQMGTLCCEIDAYGDFLQALGPGATEDYTKSTSNATKEESRLVEVRQKLYSLLKGTTLNVIVLNNSKFYHIGTTQEYLFHFTSDSKLKFELDLLSVAFSIFPDKAETLDRSASIIQSILEPGCFIGPGSVIEYSRIGPEVSVGKNSIISGSYINLKVDIPSNCFLSSLSIKANDQVKYVSMVFSVEDDLKKSVKLLSDIHSLQFFGVSLPECLDLWGIKVSDQLFSSDSTHLGLWTARIFPVCSTLSESVRMSLKMLNSVQHMSTFKLNGFKLLSVEEMLVYKDVEVMLKFRKQIHDEIHLQRQKEKSDL; from the exons ATGCCGGCGGCGGGcgagcggagcgcggcgcggcgggaggccaCGGGGCGGCGGCTGGCGCGGTTCGCGGCGCTCAGAG GAAATGGTGGATCAACATTTCATGTTCTTCGATGCTTGGAAGATCTGTATGGTGATAAATGGACTTCTTTTATTGTGCTGCTCATTCATTCTG GTGGTTACAGTCAACGTTTACCAAATGCAAGTGCACTGGGAAAGATTTTCacagctttgccttttggcgatcCCATTTATCAGATGTTGGAGCTGAAGCTTGCCATGTACATTGATTTCCCCAGCCACATGAAACCAGGAATTCTCATTACGTGTTCGGATGACATAGAACTTTACAGCACTGGAGTTACAGAAACCGTCACGTTTGATAAACCTGGATTTACTGCCTTAGCTCACCCTTCAGATTTGACAGTTGGGACCACTCATGGAGTGTTTGTTTTAGATCCATCCAGTTTTTCAGGAAAAGGAGGACTTGAATACACATCTTGCCATCATTTCCTGCACAAGCCTGATATTGAGACGATGCGCCAGTGTGGTGCAGTATGCGTAAGAGGGAATTGTTCTCGGCTAAGTTCCTCTGGACGCCACAGTGACTCAGAAATGGGCTCGGAGTGTGTGTATACAGACAGTATATTTTACATGGATCATAGCATTGCAAAACGATTACTGACATTTTATAAGCAGATGGGCACTCTCTGCTGTGAAATAGATGCGTATGGTGACTTCCTCCAGGCCCTGGGACCTGGAGCCACTGAAGATTACACAAAAAGTACCAGTAATGCCACAAAAGAGGAATCGCGGTTAGTAGAAGTACGGCAGAAGCTATACTCCCTTCTGAAAGGAACTACGCTTAATGTTATAGTCTTAAACAACTCCAAGTTCTATCACATTGGAACTACTCAAgagtatttgtttcattttacatctGATAGCAAACTGAAGTTTGAGCTCGACTTACTGTCTGTGGCTTTTAGCATCTTTCCTGACAAAGCTGAGACCTTGGATCGATCAGCCAGTATCATTCAAAGCATACTTGAGCCTGGGTGTTTTATAGGACCCGGATCCGTTATTGAATACTCTAGAATTGGACCTGAAGTCTCAGTAGGGAAGAACAGCATTATTAGTGGATCATACATAAATTTGAAAGTAGACATACCTTCAAACTGTTTTCTGAGTTCATTAAGTATAAAAGCTAACGATCAAGTGAAGTATGTAAGTATGGTGTTTAGTGTAGAAGACGACTTGAAAAAGAGTGTGAAATTGTTGTCAGATATACATTCACTCCAGTTTTTTGGGGTCAGCTTACCAGAATGCTTGGACCTCTGGGGCATAAAGGTTTCAGACCAGCTCTTCTCCAGCGACAGCACACATTTGGGGTTGTGGACTGCTaggatttttcctgtttgttctaCTTTAAGTGAATCAGTTAGAATGTCGTTAAAAATGTTGAATTCTGTGCAGCACATGTCAACTTTTAAACTGAATGGCTTTAAGCTCTTGTCTGTTGAAGAAATGCTCGTCTACAAAGATGTAGAAGTCATGTTGAAGTTTAGGAAGCAAATTCATGACGAAATCCATCtacaaagacaaaaagagaagTCTGATTTGTAG